One stretch of Brevibacillus laterosporus DNA includes these proteins:
- the nadD gene encoding nicotinate (nicotinamide) nucleotide adenylyltransferase, which translates to MRYGIYGSSFDPITYSHLFTAAAVAKRKRLDKVFFVPCSSLRRDKILQTEDHHRLKMLELALETCKNKKNSSGEALFEISTVEMNALPGETYTYDTMNYFKKIYPQGEFFFIMGADLLEGISTWGNAEKLVKNNKFIVMAREGYHSDDLIAKDPLLRNNDDNFLTMSKGISMGISSSYIRGELRNDGEASFLLPDEVLNYIKKHQLYVKEVR; encoded by the coding sequence ATGCGTTATGGCATTTATGGAAGTAGTTTTGATCCAATCACCTATTCTCATCTTTTTACAGCTGCTGCGGTGGCGAAACGCAAACGTCTCGATAAAGTATTCTTTGTTCCCTGCTCCTCTCTGCGTAGAGATAAAATTCTTCAAACAGAAGATCACCACCGGTTGAAAATGCTTGAACTCGCCTTAGAAACATGCAAAAACAAGAAGAACAGCTCTGGTGAAGCTCTTTTTGAAATCTCTACTGTTGAAATGAATGCCTTGCCTGGAGAAACATACACCTACGATACAATGAACTATTTTAAAAAGATATATCCGCAAGGTGAATTCTTTTTCATCATGGGAGCAGATTTATTAGAAGGAATATCAACTTGGGGTAACGCCGAAAAATTAGTAAAGAACAACAAGTTCATCGTCATGGCACGGGAAGGATATCACTCCGATGATTTAATCGCTAAGGACCCGTTATTACGTAATAACGACGATAATTTCCTTACGATGTCTAAAGGAATTAGTATGGGGATTAGCTCTAGCTATATTCGTGGTGAACTTCGCAATGACGGTGAGGCTAGTTTTCTCTTACCTGACGAAGTATTGAACTACATCAAGAAGCATCAATTATATGTGAAGGAGGTTCGTTGA
- a CDS encoding TetR/AcrR family transcriptional regulator, with amino-acid sequence MANRKGEQTKALIVQKASKLFNRQGYMASSISGIMHETGLKKGGIYNHFENKEELMLSAFSFSIHTMSQFYSEALAGKKGCMERLLSIASVFEKLAENELLPGGCPIMNAAIEADDADLLLREKACVAMEDLLGMVRNLVEKGIEKGEVNQGVDSEFVAIVFISTLEGALMLSKLYRNPKYMNRAVLHLRSFLALELCQAV; translated from the coding sequence ATGGCTAATCGTAAGGGAGAACAAACCAAAGCACTGATCGTGCAAAAAGCGTCGAAACTTTTTAACCGCCAAGGATATATGGCTTCTTCGATATCTGGCATAATGCACGAGACTGGTCTTAAAAAAGGAGGGATTTATAACCATTTCGAAAATAAAGAAGAACTGATGCTGAGCGCTTTTTCCTTTTCCATTCACACGATGAGCCAATTCTACTCTGAAGCGCTGGCAGGAAAAAAAGGCTGCATGGAACGTCTTCTTTCCATCGCTTCCGTATTTGAAAAGCTTGCTGAAAACGAACTCTTGCCTGGTGGCTGTCCTATTATGAATGCAGCGATTGAGGCAGATGACGCAGACCTCTTGCTACGAGAAAAAGCTTGTGTAGCAATGGAGGATTTGCTCGGAATGGTTCGCAATCTTGTTGAGAAAGGCATAGAGAAGGGGGAGGTTAACCAAGGTGTAGACTCCGAATTTGTGGCGATCGTATTTATCTCCACGCTGGAGGGGGCGCTAATGCTGAGCAAACTATACAGGAACCCGAAGTACATGAATAGAGCAGTGCTTCATCTAAGATCGTTTCTTGCTTTAGAACTATGCCAAGCTGTCTAA
- a CDS encoding 4Fe-4S ferredoxin has protein sequence MTMNDHPTVKQHYRKMENVQRSDVSILDTELLRDRCLHAGADDVGFVSVDRPELADQREEILNLFPGARTLISFVCRMNREPLRSTARSIANSEFHHVLDTVTHIGHQIVKELEEHGIKALNPPAGFPMELTRTGKAWVISHKPIAVAAGLGRIGIHRNVIHPKFGNFILLGTIITDAIMTSESHPIDYNPCLECKLCVAACPVGAIGADGHFNFSACYTHNYREFSGGFTDWVESIADSKTSKEYRAKVNDAETASMWQSLSFGANYKAAYCLSVCPAGEDVIGPFLADRKNFFQEIAKPLQDKKEMVYVVPGSDAEEYVKKRFPHKQVRPVSNGLRSKSIRSFLAVLPHMFQRNQAKDLAATYHFTFTGEEEAQATVVIQNRTLSVKAGHIGDANFQLIADSQTWIRLLAKETGILSAVLSGKIRTKGSLNLLKDFRRCFPS, from the coding sequence ATGACAATGAATGATCATCCTACCGTAAAACAGCATTACCGAAAGATGGAGAATGTTCAGAGAAGCGACGTTAGCATCCTCGATACAGAGTTGCTACGAGATCGATGCCTGCATGCAGGGGCTGACGATGTCGGATTTGTCTCTGTGGACCGACCTGAACTAGCCGACCAGAGAGAAGAGATTTTAAACCTATTTCCTGGCGCGAGGACGCTGATAAGTTTCGTCTGCAGAATGAACCGTGAACCCTTACGCTCGACTGCCCGATCCATTGCTAACTCGGAATTTCATCATGTGCTCGATACTGTAACGCATATTGGGCATCAAATCGTGAAAGAGCTTGAAGAACACGGAATCAAAGCGTTGAACCCGCCGGCAGGCTTCCCGATGGAGCTGACACGGACCGGAAAGGCATGGGTCATTTCGCATAAACCTATTGCCGTGGCTGCGGGACTTGGACGAATTGGCATTCACAGAAATGTCATTCATCCGAAGTTCGGCAACTTTATCTTGCTGGGTACGATCATTACGGATGCGATCATGACTTCAGAAAGCCACCCCATAGATTACAATCCGTGTCTGGAATGCAAATTGTGCGTGGCAGCTTGTCCGGTTGGGGCGATCGGTGCTGATGGGCATTTTAATTTTTCTGCCTGCTATACGCACAACTACAGGGAATTTTCCGGTGGTTTTACGGATTGGGTGGAAAGCATTGCTGATAGCAAGACCTCGAAAGAATACCGGGCCAAAGTGAATGACGCAGAAACCGCATCGATGTGGCAGAGCCTCTCTTTCGGGGCCAACTATAAAGCCGCCTACTGTCTGTCCGTTTGTCCAGCAGGAGAAGATGTGATCGGTCCATTTCTTGCCGATCGCAAGAACTTTTTTCAAGAGATTGCCAAACCACTGCAGGATAAAAAAGAAATGGTTTATGTCGTTCCAGGTTCTGACGCGGAGGAGTATGTGAAAAAACGTTTTCCGCATAAACAAGTACGGCCTGTGAGCAATGGCTTACGTTCGAAATCAATTCGGTCATTTTTGGCGGTTCTTCCTCATATGTTCCAAAGAAATCAAGCGAAAGATTTAGCAGCTACCTATCATTTTACATTTACAGGAGAAGAAGAGGCCCAAGCAACTGTTGTCATTCAAAACCGGACCCTTTCTGTAAAAGCGGGACATATCGGAGATGCCAACTTCCAACTTATTGCAGACAGTCAAACATGGATTCGTCTTCTTGCCAAAGAAACAGGGATATTGTCAGCCGTCTTGTCCGGCAAAATTCGCACAAAAGGCTCTTTAAATCTTCTTAAGGACTTTCGTAGGTGCTTTCCGTCATAA
- a CDS encoding enoyl-CoA hydratase, which translates to MLNKDVVLCTEENGIARITLNRPEALNALNRDVLEQLSFFLDRVKTASSVKAVIITGAGEKAFSAGADIQFLNKATPLEVRDLAQLAVTVTNKIESLGKVVVAAINGFALGGGLELAESCTLRVSTNHARLGHPEVRIGAVAGFGGTTRLPRLIGKGRAAELLLTGNSISADEAYRLGLVNRIVEPDLLLSEVETLILEILSQAPLAVKLTWEAIHRGGDLTLEESALLGADYFGLIASTEDFREGTKSFLEKTQPSFKGR; encoded by the coding sequence ATGTTAAACAAAGATGTCGTCCTATGCACTGAAGAAAATGGAATCGCAAGAATTACACTAAACAGACCGGAAGCACTAAATGCATTAAACCGAGATGTACTTGAACAACTTTCGTTCTTCTTGGACAGGGTAAAAACTGCTTCTAGTGTAAAGGCAGTGATAATTACCGGTGCTGGGGAAAAGGCATTTTCCGCAGGAGCGGACATTCAGTTTCTCAATAAAGCGACTCCTCTAGAAGTGCGGGATTTAGCTCAGCTAGCTGTTACGGTTACGAATAAAATCGAATCATTGGGAAAAGTAGTTGTTGCTGCTATTAATGGATTTGCACTAGGAGGCGGGCTTGAGTTAGCTGAATCCTGCACGCTCCGTGTTTCTACTAATCATGCTAGATTAGGACATCCTGAAGTCCGTATTGGAGCTGTTGCTGGTTTTGGAGGAACCACAAGACTTCCCAGACTTATTGGAAAGGGTCGGGCTGCAGAACTGTTACTCACTGGAAACTCGATAAGTGCAGACGAAGCGTACAGACTAGGATTAGTTAATCGGATTGTTGAACCTGATTTGCTACTATCAGAGGTAGAAACTCTTATCCTAGAAATTTTGTCTCAAGCTCCTCTCGCAGTAAAACTGACTTGGGAGGCAATTCATCGTGGGGGGGATCTAACGTTAGAGGAGTCAGCGCTTCTTGGTGCAGATTATTTCGGTTTGATTGCTTCTACAGAAGACTTCAGAGAAGGAACCAAA